Genomic window (Rossellomorea aquimaris):
TGGCCAACCAGAATAAGACCATGGATTACAATGATGATGCCATTCAAGTATTAGAAGGTTTAGAAGCCGTTCGTAAGAGACCTGGAATGTATATAGGCTCTACAGATTCAAGGGGATTGCATCATTTAGTATACGAAATTGTCGATAATTCGGTGGATGAAGCATTAGCAGGCTTCGGAAATGAGATTATTGTTACGATACATAAGGATAATAGCATCTCTGTCCAGGATAAAGGAAGAGGGATGCCTACTGGAATGCATAAGCTTGGCAAGCCCACACCTGAAGTCATCTTGACTGTGCTGCACGCAGGAGGGAAATTCGGACAAGGAGGGTACAAGACCAGTGGCGGATTGCATGGTGTAGGTGCCTCAGTCGTAAATGCCCTATCTGAATGGCTTGTGGTGACGATTGAAAGAGATGGAACGAAGTATGAACAACGTTTCACAAAAGGTGGAAAACCGGAAACCACTCTTGAGAAAATCGGAAAAACGAAAAAATCCGGAACGTGTATCCATTTCAAACCTGATCCGGAGATTTTCAGTAATACTACCTATAATTATGAGACGCTCTGTGAGCGACTAAGGGAATCTGCATTCCTTCTTAAAGGTTTAAAAATTGAAATCATTGACGAGCGTCATGATCAGAAGGAAGTCTTTCATTTCGAGAGCGGGATTCAGGCATTTGTTCAATACTTAAACGAAGAAAAAGATGTGCTTCATAACGTAGCTTTTTTTGAAGGAGAAAATCATACCATCGAAGTGGAGTTCGCCTTTCAATTTAATGACGGGTTCTCAGAAAACATTCTGTCATTCGTGAACAATGTCCGTACAAAAGACGGAGGTACCCACGAAGCCGGAGCAAAGACAGCCATGACCCGTGTCTTTAATGAGTACGCCCGAAAAGTTGGGATTCTAAAAGATCGGGACAAAAATCTTGAAGGGACCGACATTCGTGAAGGCCTGGCCAGTATCGTTTCTGTGCGTATACCAGAACATCTCCTTCAATTTGAGGGGCAGAC
Coding sequences:
- the parE gene encoding DNA topoisomerase IV subunit B yields the protein MANQNKTMDYNDDAIQVLEGLEAVRKRPGMYIGSTDSRGLHHLVYEIVDNSVDEALAGFGNEIIVTIHKDNSISVQDKGRGMPTGMHKLGKPTPEVILTVLHAGGKFGQGGYKTSGGLHGVGASVVNALSEWLVVTIERDGTKYEQRFTKGGKPETTLEKIGKTKKSGTCIHFKPDPEIFSNTTYNYETLCERLRESAFLLKGLKIEIIDERHDQKEVFHFESGIQAFVQYLNEEKDVLHNVAFFEGENHTIEVEFAFQFNDGFSENILSFVNNVRTKDGGTHEAGAKTAMTRVFNEYARKVGILKDRDKNLEGTDIREGLASIVSVRIPEHLLQFEGQTKGKLGTSEARSAVDAVVSEHLLYFLEENPDTSSLLIKKSIKAAQAREAARKAREDARNGKKRKRSETVLSGKLTPAQSRNPQRNELYLVEGDSAGGSAKQGRDRKFQAILPLRGKVINTEKAKLQDIFKNEEINTIIHAIGGGVGPEFNVGDINYDKIVIMTDADTDGAHIQVLLLTFFYRYMKPLLEAGKVYIALPPLYKVSKGAGKKQKLEYAWTDEELQGAISKVGKGYMIQRYKGLGEMNADQLWETTMDPETRALIRVRIDDAARAERRVTTLMGDKVEPRRKWIESNVAFGLEEEGSILENENITVAEEG